The nucleotide sequence CAGCGGGCACCAGGTCAGCTCGCCGCGCAGCGGACGGGCGATCATCGAGGCGATCGTGTCGTGCACCCAGACGATCAGAGCGTCGATGTCGAGCTCGTCCTCTCCGTCGTCGGGGGACTCCGTGACGGGTACGCCGTTGAGCAACTCGTCGAGGAGGTCGGACTGGTGGGTACGCCAGGCTTCGAGGGCCTGGACACGAGCACACAGTTCAGCGATCAATCGCTCACCGGACGGCTGGATGGGCTCCTCGGGGGCACTAGCGTCGGACATGGTCATGGTCGGGTTCCTGTCGTTCGAAGGATCGGGAAGCCGCGCGCCGCTGGGCCGGTCGGGTCCGGGCGGTTGATCGGGTTGTCGGGGCCGAGCGCGGCGGCGGCGGCGCGGCGCAGCTCGGCCAGCGCGGTGCCGGCGTACTCGTCGATGTCGGTGTGGTCGTGCTCGCGGTACCAGGGGTGCAGCCGTCCCAGCCCGACCCGGCGTCCGGTGGACAGCAGCACAGCCTGATCGCGGGGGATCGCGCGCAGCGTCGACGGGGGCATGACGGGTTCGCGTGCCTGGGAGTACTGCCGCGAGTGGCGGCTGCGGTCGACGCTGGTGGAGATGCGCTCGACGTAGTGGTCGCCGATGAGACCGGAGAGCTTCTGCAGGAACGCGTGGTCGTCGACGCCGGCGCCGACGAGCTTGACGGTGGCGGCGGACCAGAGGGCCTGCATACCCTGCTCGCCCCAGACCCCGGCGCCCTGCTGGTAGCTCTGCAGCATGGTGACGACCTGGATGCCGCGGGAGCCGTAGTGGCTGTAGAGCTGGGGCAGGGCGCGGATGGGGCAGATGTTCGCGGCCTCGTCGAGGACCGCGACGACGGGCGGTTCGAGGCGGCCCCCGGAGGCTTGGGCGAGGAGCTCGGCGATCTCCAGGATCCTGTCGACGAGCGCGGTGACGACCGGTGCGGCGGTGCCGGCGCCCTCCTTGGACAGCAGGTGGATCGTGGCGCGACCGTGGCGCGCGGCGGCGAGCAGATCCCACAGGTCCAGCTCAACGGGTGGCCGTTGCTCGGGCAGATCGCGCCAGGTCGCGGGCGGGGTGATCCACCGCATCAGCCGCTCGCTGGTGAGGGCTTTGGTGGCGGTGCGGGCGGTCTGGAAGATGCCTTTGGTGGTGACGTCGGCGCCGGACAGGGTCGCTTCGAGGTCGGCGGCCTCGGCCTCCGCGCCGGCGTTGTCGAGGGCGGCGATCGCTCCGCGTTGACCGGGTTGGAGCCAGGCGAGGACGTCGCGCATGGTGGCGTCGCTGATCGCGGCGGCGAGCAGGGTGGCGGTGAGGACCTGTTCGCCGGCGGCGTGGAAGAACGGGTCGCGGCGT is from Pseudonocardia autotrophica and encodes:
- a CDS encoding DUF4913 domain-containing protein, with product MTMSDASAPEEPIQPSGERLIAELCARVQALEAWRTHQSDLLDELLNGVPVTESPDDGEDELDIDALIVWVHDTIASMIARPLRGELTWCPLWWEHPEAVFRLEALRRAWAELAPEPGAAMSIWIRDHLDPCLRELLTPLGTFADCTHNERYRSLNGHTPIATLPTRTPE
- a CDS encoding type IV secretory system conjugative DNA transfer family protein; amino-acid sequence: MTPGLLREAAAPLVLLGAIAGAAVLVGDVWVAAGVAALAGTGSWDAPPPDLALLIDLLRRGPAAVLPPGASTPIFLAVLSVTVIAETIGAVAVGMVVAGRSRPDDPRRSLLRARELGDLTGPAAVKRARQLRPTAGELDPSGHGLRLLSVDRREVWMSWEDVALVIMGPRSNKTSAIAVPTVLAAPGLAVATSNKADLWALTAGMRANAGPVWTFDPQRIAHVEQTWWWDPLRSIRDAGPAERIEAAARLAGHFVGTIGGERRDPFFHAAGEQVLTATLLAAAISDATMRDVLAWLQPGQRGAIAALDNAGAEAEAADLEATLSGADVTTKGIFQTARTATKALTSERLMRWITPPATWRDLPEQRPPVELDLWDLLAAARHGRATIHLLSKEGAGTAAPVVTALVDRILEIAELLAQASGGRLEPPVVAVLDEAANICPIRALPQLYSHYGSRGIQVVTMLQSYQQGAGVWGEQGMQALWSAATVKLVGAGVDDHAFLQKLSGLIGDHYVERISTSVDRSRHSRQYSQAREPVMPPSTLRAIPRDQAVLLSTGRRVGLGRLHPWYREHDHTDIDEYAGTALAELRRAAAAALGPDNPINRPDPTGPAARGFPILRTTGTRP